A window from Hemicordylus capensis ecotype Gifberg chromosome 2, rHemCap1.1.pri, whole genome shotgun sequence encodes these proteins:
- the LOC128348283 gene encoding uncharacterized protein LOC128348283 isoform X1, whose protein sequence is MVLLCNFASSNIIWLSWADQNCTPYVKGLCPKALEQLSRPNSSARRRMMHHLEAYWATCIAAPPSVLHSFPAPLAPTPANVCLRVAFSPSPCSLLGCEESAFAVGRSLSPPPPVTPPRASPPEGGSLNGNTALSLLQHHLQLPQGTPRQYPESPSMSRCPWLGLGPTLWGRSDYWDLTTGVEKMERAEVILCWTEFLTSIIDGIKDAKSCESEMLSYEKDKAVDAELESEMWQRMEDDDQAQAQSKPDCQKCVFEAGAIPMKSVGTDQLSSAL, encoded by the exons atggttcttctctgcaactttgccagctctaacataatctggctgagctgggctgaccagaactgcaccccatatgtcaaaggtctctgccccaaagcattggagcagctgtctcgacccaattcctcagccagaaggaggatgatgcaccatctggaagcctattgggctacctgtattgctgcccctccttctgttctgcactccttccctgccccattggccccaactcctgccaatgtctgcttaagggtcgcattctcaccttctccctgctctcttctaggttgcgaagagtctgcctttgctgtaggcagatctttaagtcctcccccaccagtgactccgccaagggcaagccccccagagggaggttctttaaatggaaacaccgcattgagcctactccagcaccacctccaactcccacaggggactccccggcagtatccggagtcaccatcgatgagcagGTGCccctggttgggactggggccgactctttggggaag atctgactacTGGGATCTGActactggagtggagaaaatggaaagagctgag gtcatcctctgctggactgaattcttgacgtccattattgacggtattaaggatgccaagtcctgtgaaagtgagatgctgtcgtatgaaaaagacaaggctgtggatgcCGAActagagagtgagatgtggcagagaatggaagatgatgaccaagcgcaggctcagtcaaaacctgactgccaaaagtgtgtgtttgaggctggtgctatcccaatgaagtccgtgggtactgaccaactctcttctgctctttga
- the LOC128348283 gene encoding uncharacterized protein LOC128348283 isoform X2, whose amino-acid sequence MEDIKKHPDPGFLLSLTMDTLTELSKMKPALPFNVKAAVLHVAVSGVDQLDPGTQEKMASFKKMLRGLLEDAPSIQDTIGILKELHKYINSEKPRLQTLGREAYIDALAHVARLPNVEVSTLLWTWLQHPLLHLRLQHPLWDPLSSSRFRRRPPSGLWSHGGCQAAYLLERGCFHWGSPNAPGDSSRGRRNRRELGPPSVSSSCPVPRRATLHLWKSSTLYPTGSSSILSCFGYGVTLT is encoded by the exons atggaggacatcAAGAAGCATCCAGACCCTGGGTTTCTCTTGAGCCTCACCATGGACACTCTTACGGAACTCAG caaaatgaagccagctctgccgtTCAATGTAAAAgcagccgtcctgcacgtggcggtgtccggggtggatcaactggacccagggacccag gagaaaatggcatccttcaagaagatgctcagggggctgctggaggatgcCCCCTCTATCCAGGACacaattggcatcttgaag gagctccacaagtACATCAACTCGGAGAAGCCCCGGCTGCagactctgggccgagaagcctacatTGATGCTCTGGCTcacgtggccagactgcccaatgtggaagtaagtaccctgctgtggacatggcttcagcatcctctgcttcatcttcggcttcagcatcctctgtgggaccccttgtcaagttccaggttcagaagaagacctcccagtggtctttggtcacacgggggctgccaggcagcatacttgctggagagaggctgtttccactggggctcaccgaatgcccctggggacagcagcaggggcaggaggaacagaagagagctgggtccTCCCAGTGTCTCTTctagctgcccagtgcccagaagagccacgctACATCTTTGGaaatcctcaactttgtatccaactggatcatcttcaattcttagctgctttggatatggtgtcacattgacatga